One part of the Chromatiales bacterium genome encodes these proteins:
- the glgB gene encoding 1,4-alpha-glucan branching protein GlgB translates to MAASEDARHRIVEARHHDPFEVLGRHPHGANVTVRVLLPHASSARIGADGPELVQAKPAGLFEWTGPAGCVPERYEIVWRDHDGGKHRRHDPYCFPPQISEFDLHLFGQGKHWHAWRFLGAHEATVDGFAGTRFAVWSPNAERVSIVGDFNRWDGRCHPMRSRGASGVFELFVPGVSAGTLYKFEIRTRDGALRLKSDPYGRAFELRPATASVVTAEGRYAWADQDWMAGRAARDWRHAPMSVYEVHLGSWQRDANGQFLNYLELADRLAGYVADMGYTHVELLPVMEHPFDASWGYQTTGYYAPTRRFGTPDEFRAFVDRLHQHGIGVLLDWTPAHFPRDDFALARFDGSALYEHADPRRGEHPDWGTLIFNYGRNEVRNFLLSSALYWLDEMHIDGLRVDAVASMLYLDYSRREGEWLPNPHGGRENLDAIEFIRQLNSVAHAQHPGAVIVAEESTAWAQVSRPVDHGGLGFSMKWNMGWMHDTLDYLERDPVHRPWHHHRLTFGMLYSWTENFVLPLSHDEVVHGKRSMLDKMPGDTWQRFANLRLLYTYQWAYPGKKLLFMGSDFAHGLEWNSETALEWHLLERGPHRGVQSLVRDLNHLYRDLTALHAHDFEAQGFEWLECDDARQSVLSFLRRAGDSLCIVVLNFTPVPRNDYALGVPRAGRYRVALNSDAACYGGSEYPAGVEFIAGEHAEMHRPFSIRLNLPPLGGLILVQD, encoded by the coding sequence ATGGCCGCCAGCGAAGACGCACGACATCGCATTGTTGAAGCCCGCCACCACGACCCGTTCGAGGTGCTGGGCCGGCACCCGCACGGCGCGAATGTGACCGTACGCGTCCTGCTGCCGCACGCCAGCAGTGCACGGATCGGCGCGGACGGCCCCGAACTGGTGCAGGCCAAGCCCGCCGGACTGTTCGAGTGGACCGGCCCGGCCGGGTGTGTTCCCGAGCGCTACGAGATCGTCTGGCGCGACCACGACGGCGGCAAACACCGCCGCCATGATCCGTACTGCTTTCCGCCGCAGATCTCGGAATTCGATCTGCACCTGTTCGGCCAGGGCAAGCACTGGCATGCCTGGCGGTTCCTCGGCGCGCACGAGGCGACCGTCGACGGCTTCGCCGGCACCCGCTTCGCGGTGTGGTCGCCGAACGCCGAGCGCGTCAGCATCGTCGGCGACTTCAACCGCTGGGACGGCCGCTGCCACCCCATGCGTTCGCGCGGCGCCAGCGGCGTATTCGAGCTGTTCGTGCCGGGCGTCAGTGCCGGCACCCTGTACAAATTCGAGATCCGCACCCGCGACGGCGCGCTGCGGCTGAAGAGCGATCCCTACGGCCGCGCGTTCGAACTGCGCCCGGCCACGGCATCCGTGGTCACCGCCGAAGGGCGGTACGCATGGGCCGACCAGGACTGGATGGCCGGGCGCGCCGCGCGCGACTGGCGCCACGCGCCGATGTCGGTCTACGAGGTGCACCTGGGCTCATGGCAACGCGACGCCAACGGCCAGTTCCTGAACTACCTGGAACTCGCCGACCGGCTCGCCGGATACGTGGCGGACATGGGCTACACCCACGTCGAACTGCTGCCGGTCATGGAACACCCGTTCGACGCCTCCTGGGGCTACCAGACGACCGGCTACTACGCGCCGACCCGGCGCTTCGGCACGCCCGACGAGTTCCGCGCCTTCGTCGACCGCCTGCACCAGCACGGCATTGGCGTGCTGCTGGACTGGACGCCGGCGCATTTCCCGCGCGACGACTTTGCGCTCGCGCGCTTCGACGGCAGCGCGCTGTACGAACACGCCGACCCGCGCCGCGGTGAGCATCCCGACTGGGGCACGCTGATCTTCAACTACGGCCGCAACGAGGTGCGCAATTTCCTGCTCTCCAGCGCGCTGTACTGGCTCGACGAAATGCACATCGACGGCCTGCGCGTGGATGCGGTCGCCTCCATGCTGTATCTCGACTACTCGCGACGCGAGGGCGAATGGCTGCCGAACCCACACGGCGGACGCGAGAACCTCGACGCGATCGAGTTCATCCGGCAGCTCAACAGCGTTGCCCACGCCCAGCATCCGGGCGCGGTGATCGTCGCCGAAGAATCCACGGCCTGGGCGCAGGTCTCGCGTCCGGTCGATCACGGTGGGCTCGGCTTCTCCATGAAATGGAACATGGGCTGGATGCACGACACGCTCGATTACCTCGAGCGCGATCCCGTGCACCGTCCCTGGCATCACCACCGGCTGACCTTCGGCATGCTCTACAGCTGGACGGAAAACTTCGTGCTGCCGCTCTCGCACGATGAAGTCGTGCACGGCAAACGTTCCATGCTGGACAAGATGCCGGGCGACACCTGGCAACGGTTCGCGAACCTGCGCCTGCTCTACACCTATCAGTGGGCGTATCCGGGCAAGAAGCTGCTGTTCATGGGCAGCGATTTCGCGCACGGGCTGGAATGGAATTCCGAAACCGCGCTGGAGTGGCACCTGCTCGAACGCGGGCCGCATCGCGGCGTGCAGTCACTGGTGCGCGATCTCAACCACCTGTACCGCGACCTGACCGCACTGCACGCGCACGACTTCGAGGCCCAGGGCTTCGAGTGGCTGGAGTGCGACGACGCGCGCCAGTCGGTGCTGAGCTTCCTGCGTCGTGCCGGCGATTCGCTGTGCATCGTCGTGCTGAATTTCACGCCGGTGCCGAGAAACGACTACGCGCTCGGCGTGCCGCGTGCCGGGCGCTACCGTGTCGCGCTGAACAGCGACGCCGCCTGTTACGGCGGCAGCGAATACCCGGCCGGCGTGGAATTCATCGCCGGTGAACACGCCGAGATGCACCGGCCGTTCAGCATCCGGCTGAACCTGCCACCGCTCGGCGGGCTGATCCTGGTGCAGGACTGA